From a single Clostridia bacterium genomic region:
- the rlmB gene encoding 23S rRNA (guanosine(2251)-2'-O)-methyltransferase RlmB, with translation MKEQYSPDQREESIDEDNINLIEGRNSVIEALKSGREIEKIFVQKGAGEGSIRQIIAIAREKKILVKEVDKAKLDGLSRTRNHQGVIASAALYKYYEIDDILNAAKEKGEDPFIVILDEITDNNNLGSVLRTADAAGVHGIIIPKRRAVGLTPVVAKISAGAIEYVPVAKVTNISQTMEYLKKQGLWIVGAEMGSTTYHSKDMTGPMALVIGSEGEGLGRLIKENCDFLVSIPMKGKISSLNAAVSAAIIMFEIQKQRMTKKA, from the coding sequence CTGAAGGAACAGTATAGTCCCGATCAGAGAGAAGAAAGTATTGATGAGGACAACATCAATCTGATTGAAGGAAGAAATTCAGTAATTGAAGCACTTAAATCCGGCAGGGAAATTGAAAAGATTTTTGTACAAAAGGGTGCCGGAGAAGGCTCAATAAGGCAGATTATAGCTATTGCCAGAGAGAAAAAGATACTCGTTAAGGAAGTTGACAAGGCTAAGCTTGATGGTCTTTCAAGAACTAGGAATCATCAGGGAGTCATAGCTTCAGCAGCTTTGTACAAGTACTATGAAATTGATGATATACTGAACGCTGCTAAAGAAAAGGGAGAGGATCCTTTCATCGTAATACTGGACGAAATTACTGACAACAACAATCTTGGTTCAGTACTCCGTACAGCCGATGCAGCAGGAGTTCATGGCATAATAATACCCAAGAGAAGGGCAGTAGGACTTACCCCGGTGGTGGCAAAAATTTCTGCAGGTGCCATAGAATATGTGCCAGTAGCAAAAGTCACCAATATAAGCCAGACTATGGAATATTTGAAAAAACAAGGTCTTTGGATTGTAGGTGCTGAAATGGGTTCAACAACATATCATAGTAAGGATATGACAGGTCCCATGGCACTGGTAATTGGCAGCGAAGGTGAGGGACTCGGCCGTTTGATAAAGGAAAACTGCGATTTCCTTGTAAGTATTCCCATGAAAGGCAAGATTTCATCTTTGAATGCAGCTGTTTCTGCCGCTATAATAATGTTTGAGATTCAAAAACAGCGGATGACTAAGAAAGCATAA